In Vigna radiata var. radiata cultivar VC1973A chromosome 3, Vradiata_ver6, whole genome shotgun sequence, the following proteins share a genomic window:
- the LOC106757831 gene encoding phosphoinositide phospholipase C 2-like (The RefSeq protein has 2 substitutions compared to this genomic sequence) produces MSKQTYSLCFCLRRRFSLPVSEAPPEIRTLFDRYSDENGIMTASHVRGFLVEVQKEESVTEEEAQAIIDGHKHLSIFHRRGLNLESFFNYLFSSNNNPPLSPSLGVHQDMSSPLSHYFIYTGHNSYLTGNQLSSDCSDVPIIKALQKGVRVIELDIWPNESKDDVDVLHGRTLTSPVALIKCLRSIKQYAFVASEYPVVITLEDHLTPDLQAKVAEMITQTFGDILFSPGSESLKEFPSPKSLKRRIIISTKPPKEYIEAKEVQEKGEGSQKEKPVDDEEAWGKEVPSLRGGTISDHKNIEDEDDLDNEDDTDEAEYSRQNASDEYRRLIAIHAGKPKGGLTECLKVDPDTVKRLSLSELQLEKAAETHGKEIIRFTQRNILRVYPKGTRIASTNYNPLIGWMHGAQMVAFNMQGYGRSLWLMQGMFKANGGCGYVKKPDFLLKTGLNNEVFDPKARLPVKKTLKVTIYMGEGWFHDFKHTHFDQYSPPDFYARVGIAGVPYDTVMKKTKSVEDNWSPSWNEEFKFPLSVPELALLRVEVHEYDMSEKDDFGGQTCLPVWELRSGIRAVPLYSRKGEKYHNVKLLMRFEFI; encoded by the exons ATGTCCAAGCAGACTTACAGCTTTTGCTTCTGCTTCCGCCGCCGCTTCAGTCTCCCCGTGTCGGAGGCCCCTCCGGAGATAAGGACCCTTTTCGACCGTTATTCCGATGAGAATGGAATCATGACAGCCTCTCACGTCCGCGGTTTCCTGGTTGAGGTGCAGAAGGAGGAGAGTGTCACTGAGGAGGAAGCACAGGCCATCATCGATGGCCACAAGCATCTCAGCATCTTTCACCGGAGGGGTCTCAATCTTGAGAGTTTCTTCAACTACCTCTTCAGTAGCAATAATAATCCACCTCTCTCGCCTTCTCTCGGG GTGCACCAAGATATGTCTTCACCGTTGTCTCATTACTTCATTTATACTGGTCATAATTCCTATCTAACTGGGAACCAACTAAGCAGTGACTGCAGTGACGTCCCCATCATCAAGGCACTGCAGAAGGGTGTAAGGGTGATTGAATTAGATATATGGCCTAATGAATCAAAGGATGATGTGGATGTTCTTCATGGAAG GACATTGACATCTCCTGTGGCCCTCATCAAATGTTTGAGGTCTATTAAGCAGTATGCTTTTGTTGCCTCAGAATATCCAGTTGTAATAACCTTAGAAGACCACCTTACTCCCGATCTTCAGGCCAAAGTGGCTGAG ATGATTACTCAAACATTTGGAGACATACTATTTTCTCCTGGCTCTGAAAGCTTGAAGGAATTTCCTTCTCCTAAATCGCTTAAAAGGAGGATTATCATATCAACCAAACCACCTAAGGAGTACATTGAGGCAAAAGAAGTTCAGGAAAAGGGGGAGGGATCACAAAAGGAAAAGCCTGTAGATGATGAAGAAGCATGGGGGAAAGAAGTTCCTAGTTTGAGAGGTGGCACTATTTCTGATCACAAG AACATCGAGGATGAGGATGATCTTGACAATGAAGATGATACTGATGAAGCAGAATATTCACGTCAAAATGCATCAGACGAATACAGACGTTTAATTGCCATTCATGCTGGGAAGCCTAAAGGTGGATTAACAGAATGCCTCAAAGTGGATCCCGATACAGTGAAACGTCTAAGTTTAAGTGAGCTACAACTTGAAAAGGCTGCTGAAACTCATGGCAAAGAAATCATAAG GTTTACTCAGCGGAATATACTGAGAGTGTATCCAAAAGGCACTCGTATTGCCTCAACAAATTATAATCCATTGATCGGGTGGATGCATGGAGCCCAGATGGTTGCATTCAACATGCAG GGATACGGTAGGTCTCTCTGGTTGATGCAGGGAATGTTCAAAGCCAATGGGGGATGTGGTTATGTTAAGAAACCAGATTTTCTGTTAAAGACTGGTCTTAATAATGAGGTCTTTGATCCTAAAGCTCGTTTGCCGGTGAAGAAAACTTTGAAA GTGACTATATATATGGGGGAAGGATGGTTTCATGATTTCAAGCACACGCACTTTGATCAATACTCACCCCCTGACTTCTATGCAAGA GTGGGGATTGCTGGAGTCCCTTATGATACtgttatgaaaaaaacaaagagcGTGGAGGATAATTGGTCTCCATCATGGAATGAGGAATTTAAGTTTCCACTTTCTGTTCCAGAACTGGCTCTGCTTCGTGTAGAAGTTCATGAATATGACATGTCTGAGAAAGATGACTTTGGTGGCCAAACTTGCTTACCTGTGTGGGAACTGAGAAGTGGAATTCGTGCAGTTCCATTATATTCCCGCAAAGGAGAAAAGTACCACAATGTGAAGCTTCTAATGCGCTTTGAATTCATTTGA